Sequence from the Streptomyces mobaraensis NBRC 13819 = DSM 40847 genome:
GGGCCAGCACGTCGGTGTCGTACGCCTCGATGGAGATCTTGTTGTCGCCGCACTTCTCCGACTGGGCGTTGGTGAGGTCCTGCGAGACGGTGCCGCGCTGGACGACGACCTTCTTGCCGCACAGGTCCTGCCAGCCCTTGATCCCCTGGGTCTTGCCCTTGGGCGTGTAGAGGGAGACGCCGGCCTGGAAGTAGTCGACGAAGTCGAGACCGTCGGAGACCTTCTTCTTGGTCTTGGGATCGACGCCGTTCTGCCGGTCCTTGGTGTCGGTCATGGCCGACATGGCGATGTCGTAGCGCTTCGAACGAAGGCCCGCGACGAGCGAGTCGAACTTGGAGTTGTTGAACGTGAAGCGGACGCCGAGCTGCTTGCCGAGCGCGTCGGCGATGTCCGGGTCGATGCCGACGGTCTTGCCGTCCTTGACGAACTCCACCGGCGGGTAGGCGATGTCCGAGCCCACCCGGATCACCCGGGAGCCTTTGACGGACTGCGGCAGCTTGTCGAACAGCGGGGCCGAGGCGCCGGCCGACGACGAGTCGCCGTCCTTGTCCTTGTTCTTGGTCTGGTCGCCGCAACCGGTCAGCAGCAGGGCGCCGGCGACCGCGATCGCGCCGGCGGCGGCCAAACGACTCCTGGCGGCAGCCGGGCGGGGGGTGGTGCTTGCGGTCATTGCTGGTTCCTCCTGCGGGTGAGGGGATAGCCGACTCTTCACACGGACTGTTCAAGGAAAAAACGGGCTGCGAGGCCGCGCCGAGGGCGTCAGCACACTTCACCGGCTGCCGCGACCTCGGGTGTTTGGGGCATCTTGCCATCTGGACTACACCGTTCGGGGGGCCAGCAATGTCAAAATCGGATAACGGGATGATCGTCTTGCTGAAGAGGGTTGTTCGGGTGGTGTGGGGTTGGTTGACCGCTTCCGTTCGTTCCGGGAGCGAGACGCACATCACGAGCCTCACGTCTCACTCCATGGACTCGGAGTATCAGTTGACACCGATTTCCGGCCGACATCGGCGCGGCGTGGCAGAGAACCTCGTAACTCACTCGTCGGCCGTAGCGCTCATCCGGTAGAAAGGGCCCTTACCCCGCACCCGGGGCTCACGGCGCGTCGTGCAGCGCGCCCGGTGTCCGCACTCCTCGCTCGCGCTCCCGCGCGCGGACCGCCCGCACGGCGGTCGCTCCAGGCCCCGGCCATCCGCCGGGACGAGCGGACACCCGCCCGGCCGCCCCGCACTCCAGGGGACGGATATACCCTCGATGGACATCTCGACAAAGGGGTCAAGAAAGTGGCAGCGGAGATCGTCAATCCTCTCAGCGGGAGCGGTGCGGAGGAGGGTGCTCAGGAGGAGCCCTTCGATCCGGCCTTCGCGCTGCACCGCGGTGGCAAGATGGCGGTGCGGGCGACCGTGCCCGTGCGGGACAAGGACGACCTGTCCCTCGCCTACACACCGGGCGTCGCCAAGGTGTGCACCGCGATCGCGGAACAGCCCGAACTCGTCCACGACTACACCTGGAAGTCCCAGGTCGTCGCCGTGGTCACGGACGGCAGCGCCGTCCTCGGCCTCGGGGACATCGGTCCCGAGGCGTCCCTGCCCGTGATGGAGGGCAAGGCCATCCTCTTCAAGCAGTTCGGCGGCGTGGACGCGGTGCCGATCGCGCTCGACTGCCGCGAGGTGGACGAGCTCGTCGAGACCGTCGTCCGCCTCGCGCCGTCCTTCGGCGGCGTCAACCTGGAGGACATCTCCGCCCCCCGCTGCTTCGAGGTCGAGCGGCGGCTGCAGGAGCGGCTGGACATCCCGGTCTTCCACGACGACCAGCACGGCACCGCCGTCGTCACTCTCGCCGCCCTGCGCAACGCGGCCAAGCTCACCGGACGCACCCTCGGCGACCTGCGGGCCGTGATCTCCGGCGCCGGCGCGGCCGGCGTCGCCATCGCGCGCATCCTGGTCGAGGCGGGCATCGGCGACGTGGCCGTGTGCGACCGCAAGGGCATCGTCTCCCGCGACCGCGCCGACCTGACGGACGTCAAGCGGGAACTGGCCGGGTTCACCAACAAGGCCGGGCTCGCCGGGCCCCTGGAGTCCGCCCTGGACGGCGCGGACGTCTTCATCGGCGTCTCCGGCGGCACGGTCCCCGAGGCGGCGGTCGCGAAGATGGCCGACAACGCGCTGATCTTCGCGATGGCCAACCCCAACCCGGAGATCCACCCGGACGTCGCCCACAAGTACGCGGCCGTGGTGGCCACCGGGCGCAGCGACTACCCCAACCAGATCAACAACGTGCTCGCCTTCCCGGGCATCTTCGCGGGCGCCCTCCAGGTGCGGGCCTCGCGGATCACCGAGGGCATGAAGCTCGCCGCGGCCGAGGCGCTGGCCGCGGTCGTCGCCGACGAGCTGAGCGCCGACCGCGTCATCCCCTCGCCGTTCGACGAGCGCGTCGCCCCGGCGGTGACGGCCGCTGTGGCCGCGGCGGCTCGGGCGGACGGGGTCGCGCGGCGGTAGCCGTCCGACTTGAGGTCCTCAGACACCGGACGGGCTGCCTGGTCAGCCCGTCCGGCGTTTGAGGACAACCGCGCGGAGCGCGGTTTCGGGGGGTGCGGGGGCTCTCGCCCCGCGAGAAACGGTGAAAGGGCGGGGCCGGGGCACCCCCCCCCGCAGGGACGCGAGCCGCGTCACACCGCGCCCCCGTTCCCCCGCGCCAAGAGCCCCGCTAGGTTCGCACCATGTTCGCCGCCTATGCCGCACGCATCGACCGGGACCAGCCGCTCAACGGGCTCCAACTGGGCGAACGCCCCGAGCCCGAGGTACGTCCCGGCTGGACGACCGTCACCGTCAAGGCCGCCTCCCTCAACCACCACGACCTGTGGACCCTGCGCGGGGTGGGGATCAAGGAGGACGCCTTCCCGATGATCCTCGGCTGCGACGCCGCCGGGATCGACGAGGACGGCAACGAGGTCGTCGTCCACTCCGTCATCGGCCAGACCGGCCATGGAGTCGGCCCGGACGAGCCGCGCTCGCTGCTCACCGAGCGCTATCAGGGCACGTTCGCCGAGCGGGTCACCGTCCCGGCCTGGAACCTGCTGCCGAAGCCGAAGGAGCTGTCCTTCGAGGAGGCCACCTGCCTGCCGACGGCCTGGCTGACCGCCTACCGGATGCTGTTCACCAACGCGAACGTCCGCCCCGGGCAGAGCGTCCTGGTGCAGGGCGCCGGCGGCGGCGTGGCCACCGCCGCGATCGTGCTGGGCGCGGCGGCGGGCCTGCGGGTCTTCGCGACCAGCCGGGACGAGGCCAAGCGGCGGCGCGCCGTGGAACTGGGCGCGGAGGACGCGTTCGAGCCGGGCGCCCGGCTGCCGCACCGGGTGGACGCGGTCATCGAGACCGTCGGCGCCGCGACCTGGTCGCACTCGGTCAAATCCCTTAAGCCGGGCGGCACGCTCGTCATCTCCGGCGCCACCAGCGGCCCCAATCCGTCGGCCGTGGAGCTGACCCGGGTCTTCTTCCTGGAGCTGAGGATCGTCGGCTCGACCATGGGCAGCAAGGAGGAGCTGGCGGACCTGCTGGCCTTCTGCGCGGCCACCGGCGTCCGGCCGGTGATCGACTCGGTGCTCCCGCTGGACCGGGCACGCGAAGGGCTCGAAAGGATGGCCGAGGGCGAGCTGTTCGGGAAGGTGGTCCTGACGGTATGACCGTCGGATGCGGACGAGACGTGCGCGCCGCCCGGGGCCCGTTGTGGCCTCGGCGCTCGCGCTGCTGACAGCTGTCGCACCACTCGCCACTCCGACATCACGGGCCGAAGCCGCCCCTGCCGCTCCTGCCATTCCGGCCGCTCCGGCCGCGCCGGGTGACGGGATCCCCCCGCTGACCGACGACACCGGGCGGACCCTCACCCTCCGCGGCTGGAACCTCGCCGACAAGGACCACCGCGGCGACCGCGCCCTGGAGGACATCACCGAGCGCCACCTCCGGGACCTGTCGGCCCGCGGCTTCGACTTCGCCCGGCTCGCGGTCTTCTGGGACGACCTCGAACGCCGGCCCGGCCACTACAGCGAGCGCTACCTGCGGAAGATCGAACGGATCCTGGACTGGGCGGCCCGCTACCGCGTCAGGGTCGTGATCGACGCCCACCAGGACGTCTACGGGCCGGCGTTCGGCGGCCACCGGGGCATCCCCGAGTGGGCCACCCGCACCGACGGCCTGCCCTACCGGCCGCACCCGGGCGACTGGTTCGCCGAGTACTTCGAACCCGGCGTGCAGGCCGCGTTCGAGCACCTCTACGAGGACGCGGACCTGCGACGGGCCCAGCAGCGGATGTGGCGGGTGCTGGCCGGCCGGCTGGCCGGGCACCCCGCCGTGTACGGCTACGACCTGATCAACGAGCCGATGGGCCGGATGCGTCCGGGCGAGGACCTGCCCGCCGCCGCGCGCCGGGTGGAGGCCACCCAGATCACCGCCATGTACAACCGGCTCGTCGGCGCGATCCGCGCGGTCGACCGGAAGCACCGGATCCTCGTCGAGCCCACGCCCGTCGTCGGCGAGGGCGTCCCGACCTCCCTCGGCCGGATCGAGGACCCGGGCGGCCGGATCGTCTACGCGCCGCACTTCTACGAGACATCCATGGAGACCGGCGCGGACTACGACCCGGCTTCTCGCTGGATCGAACGCTACGAGGCCGCCGTCGTCCGCTACCCGCGCGAGCGGCGGATCCCCGTCGTGGTGGGCGAGTGGGGGCCGCCCGACAGCACCCTGCCGAACATGGGCCGCTACTACGCGGACGCGCTCGCGTCCCTGGACCGCTACGGCTCCGGCTGGGCCGGCTGGACCTGGTGCTACGGCGGCGGCTACTGCGCCCTGGACCGCGACGGCCGCTTCCAGCGGCACAAGGAGGACACGGCCCGGCCGTACGCGCCGGCCGTGGCGGGCGATGTGCGGCACACGGCGTACGACCCCCGGGACGGCGTCTTCCGTCTGGAGTACACCGCCTCGGCGGCGGGCGGCGGCCGGACGGACCTGACCCTGCCGCCGGCCCCGCGCGGCTGGCGCGTCACGGTCTCCGGCCCGGCCCGCGCGGACGCGGCGTACGTCCGCCCCGGCGAACGCGGCCGGGTGACGGTACGCGCCCGGCCGGGGGCGGCGGTCGGGGTGGTGGCGCGGCAGGTCCACCCCTGACAGCCGGGCCAGGTGCGCCGCCCGGGTGCCTGACGCGTGGCACCGGCCGCCCGTCGCGCCGACCACATGCGGTGCCGACCACTCGTCGCGTGGTGAGGACCGCGGGAACCCCGCGCGACGCAGCGCGCCCCGCGCCTCACTTCCGCAGCACTCCTCCTATCCGGACCGCCGCCTCGGCCAAGTGCTCCCGGCACTCGGCGAGTTGCCCCGCGGTCACTCCGTGGTCGCGGGCCGCGTCGCGGATCTCGTCGCGGAAGCGGTCCAGCAGGCGGTCGAGGTCGCGGGCCGGATCGGCGGAGTGGGTGTAGTCCACCGACGCCCACTCGGGCGCGTCCGCGCGCTCGACGCGTACCGTCGGGGCCCCTGGGCCGGCCTCGGGACGGCCGCCCGCCAGTGCGCCGAGCTCCTTGGCGAGCGCGGAGACGCCCTCCATGAGACCGGTCGGCCAGTCGCCGCTCCGGGCGTGCTCGCGGACCTGCTCCTGGACGCGCTCCTTGATGCGGAGGACCTCCTCGCGGGTGTGCTCCTGAGCCTGTCGCGCCTGGTGGCGGGCCTGCTGGGCCTCCTGGCGGGCCCGTCGGCTCTCCTCCTTCGCGCGGCGGGCCTGCTCCTTCCACTCCTCCTTGGCCCGGCGCAGCTCCTCCTTCATCCCGGCGAAGGGGTCGCCGCCCTGCCCGTCGGCCCCCGGGGCGCCGTCGCGCAGCCGGCCCGCGGCCTCGCGCAGCTCGCGGCGCAGGGCGCCGGCCGCGCCGCGGACGTCCTCCTGGATGTCGGCGGCGAGGGCCGTGACGGACTCCTGGATCTCCTGTTCCAGACCGGCCAGTTCACCGGCCCGGCCGCCGAGTTCGGCGCGGCCCGCGTCGGTGATCGCGTACACCTTGCGGCCGCCCTCGGTGGTGTGGGTGACCAGACCCTCGGCCTCCAGCTTGGCGAGCCGGGGGTAGACGGTGCCGGCGGAGGGGGCGTAGAGCCCCTGGAAGCGCTCCTCCAGCAGCCGGATGATCTCGTAGCCGTGGCGCGGGGCCTCGTCGAGCAGCTTGAGCAGGTAGAGGCGGAGGCGGCCGTGGGCGAAGACGGGGGGCATCAGAGGACCTTTCCCTGGGCGGGGGTGTCGGCGGGCGCGTCGGGTGCGTCGGGCTGATCGGGCCCGTCGTGGCCGTCGTGGCCGTCGGTGAAGGCGTCGGCGGCCGGGGGACGGCGGAGGACGGCCAGGGCCCCCGAGACGCTGGTGGCCCGTACCAGGCCGGTGGCCCGGCCCAGTCGGCCGGTGAGGCGCCGGCCGGCCCATTCGCCGGACTGCCGGAGCTCGGCGAACGCGTTGGAGACGGCGCCGGTGGCGGTGCCGGCCTCCACGACGGCGTCCGTCGAGCCGGGCAGGCGCAGGGCGACGTCGCCGGAGACGGTGTTGAGCTCCAGGGAGGGTGCCGGACCGGGGACGGGCGCGGTGGGTTCGGCGAGGTCGATGACGATGCCGCCGGTGACCGTGTCGGACTTCACCGCCTCGCTCCGGCAGTCGACGAGGGTGAGCTCGCCGGAGACGGAGTTGTGGCGCAGCGTCCCGGAGAGGGACTGGGCCTCCACGTCGCCGGAGACCGTCTCGGCCCGGACCGGGCCGGACAGGCCGACCAGCGTGGCGTTCCCGGTGACGCCGCGGACGTCCGTGGCTCCCGAGATGCCCGAGACGACGGCGTGCGCCCCGACGACGCCGACCTTGACGCGGGTGCCGGTGGGGACGGCCAGCGTGACCGTGACCGAGCGGTGGCGTATGCCGTGGGCGATCCGGCTGAGGATGTTCTTCCAGGCGAGGTCCTCGTACCCGACCGTCAGCGCTCCATCCTTGTGGGTGACAAGGAGGGGCGCCCCGGAGTGCGCGGACAGCTCCAGGCGGGCGGGGCCCGCGTCGGTGCCGACGATGTTGACGGCGCCGTTCACGAGGCGAACTTCCAGGGAGGCGACCGGCTCCTCGAAGGTCAGGTTCTCGGGTGCGGTCAGCGACCACTCCGGCGGGGTGGGCATGCGGGCCTCCTTGGGCGGCGTGGGCCGGTCGCGCCGGCGTGGCTCGGTCGCGGTCGGGCGCGACCCCGGGGCGTGCGGTGCGCGCCGCCACGGCATATCGCGTCTTATCGCGTCTCTGGTAAACACGATATATCGCGGGCTCGTGAAGTCAAGCCCACCCCGGTGGCATAGCGTTGGCGCATGTCCGCTACCGATCACATCCCGGCCGCGGGGCTGCTGCTGCTCTGCCGGGCCGCCCCCGACCGCGTACGACCCGTCGCGCAGCTGCTGCGACGGCCGATGGTGCTGGCCCCGGCGGGCGAGGGCTGGAGCGTCCTGGTGCCCGCGGCCGAGTCCTGGCGCGAGGCCGGCACCCACCTCGCCGCGGTCGCGGGGGACTGGGCGCACGCCCTGACGGTGGCCGACAACTGGCCGGTCGTCGGCCTGTGGTGGGACGCGGACGGCGCGGGGTTCGTGGTGGCGGCGGGCTTCCGCCGCACCGTGGGCCACACCTGGCTCCCGGACGG
This genomic interval carries:
- a CDS encoding cellulase family glycosylhydrolase, whose amino-acid sequence is MRTRRARRPGPVVASALALLTAVAPLATPTSRAEAAPAAPAIPAAPAAPGDGIPPLTDDTGRTLTLRGWNLADKDHRGDRALEDITERHLRDLSARGFDFARLAVFWDDLERRPGHYSERYLRKIERILDWAARYRVRVVIDAHQDVYGPAFGGHRGIPEWATRTDGLPYRPHPGDWFAEYFEPGVQAAFEHLYEDADLRRAQQRMWRVLAGRLAGHPAVYGYDLINEPMGRMRPGEDLPAAARRVEATQITAMYNRLVGAIRAVDRKHRILVEPTPVVGEGVPTSLGRIEDPGGRIVYAPHFYETSMETGADYDPASRWIERYEAAVVRYPRERRIPVVVGEWGPPDSTLPNMGRYYADALASLDRYGSGWAGWTWCYGGGYCALDRDGRFQRHKEDTARPYAPAVAGDVRHTAYDPRDGVFRLEYTASAAGGGRTDLTLPPAPRGWRVTVSGPARADAAYVRPGERGRVTVRARPGAAVGVVARQVHP
- a CDS encoding NADP-dependent malic enzyme, giving the protein MAAEIVNPLSGSGAEEGAQEEPFDPAFALHRGGKMAVRATVPVRDKDDLSLAYTPGVAKVCTAIAEQPELVHDYTWKSQVVAVVTDGSAVLGLGDIGPEASLPVMEGKAILFKQFGGVDAVPIALDCREVDELVETVVRLAPSFGGVNLEDISAPRCFEVERRLQERLDIPVFHDDQHGTAVVTLAALRNAAKLTGRTLGDLRAVISGAGAAGVAIARILVEAGIGDVAVCDRKGIVSRDRADLTDVKRELAGFTNKAGLAGPLESALDGADVFIGVSGGTVPEAAVAKMADNALIFAMANPNPEIHPDVAHKYAAVVATGRSDYPNQINNVLAFPGIFAGALQVRASRITEGMKLAAAEALAAVVADELSADRVIPSPFDERVAPAVTAAVAAAARADGVARR
- a CDS encoding ABC transporter substrate-binding protein, with product MTASTTPRPAAARSRLAAAGAIAVAGALLLTGCGDQTKNKDKDGDSSSAGASAPLFDKLPQSVKGSRVIRVGSDIAYPPVEFVKDGKTVGIDPDIADALGKQLGVRFTFNNSKFDSLVAGLRSKRYDIAMSAMTDTKDRQNGVDPKTKKKVSDGLDFVDYFQAGVSLYTPKGKTQGIKGWQDLCGKKVVVQRGTVSQDLTNAQSEKCGDNKISIEAYDTDVLAQTRLRSGGADAGASDFPVAAYAVKTSGGGNDFEIVGDQVEAAPYGIAVGKDNAQLRDAIKAAMDAIIKNGEYQKIMDKWGVSAGAIKEAKVNGGS
- a CDS encoding zinc-binding dehydrogenase; protein product: MFAAYAARIDRDQPLNGLQLGERPEPEVRPGWTTVTVKAASLNHHDLWTLRGVGIKEDAFPMILGCDAAGIDEDGNEVVVHSVIGQTGHGVGPDEPRSLLTERYQGTFAERVTVPAWNLLPKPKELSFEEATCLPTAWLTAYRMLFTNANVRPGQSVLVQGAGGGVATAAIVLGAAAGLRVFATSRDEAKRRRAVELGAEDAFEPGARLPHRVDAVIETVGAATWSHSVKSLKPGGTLVISGATSGPNPSAVELTRVFFLELRIVGSTMGSKEELADLLAFCAATGVRPVIDSVLPLDRAREGLERMAEGELFGKVVLTV
- a CDS encoding PadR family transcriptional regulator, which gives rise to MPPVFAHGRLRLYLLKLLDEAPRHGYEIIRLLEERFQGLYAPSAGTVYPRLAKLEAEGLVTHTTEGGRKVYAITDAGRAELGGRAGELAGLEQEIQESVTALAADIQEDVRGAAGALRRELREAAGRLRDGAPGADGQGGDPFAGMKEELRRAKEEWKEQARRAKEESRRARQEAQQARHQARQAQEHTREEVLRIKERVQEQVREHARSGDWPTGLMEGVSALAKELGALAGGRPEAGPGAPTVRVERADAPEWASVDYTHSADPARDLDRLLDRFRDEIRDAARDHGVTAGQLAECREHLAEAAVRIGGVLRK
- a CDS encoding DUF4097 family beta strand repeat-containing protein, yielding MPTPPEWSLTAPENLTFEEPVASLEVRLVNGAVNIVGTDAGPARLELSAHSGAPLLVTHKDGALTVGYEDLAWKNILSRIAHGIRHRSVTVTLAVPTGTRVKVGVVGAHAVVSGISGATDVRGVTGNATLVGLSGPVRAETVSGDVEAQSLSGTLRHNSVSGELTLVDCRSEAVKSDTVTGGIVIDLAEPTAPVPGPAPSLELNTVSGDVALRLPGSTDAVVEAGTATGAVSNAFAELRQSGEWAGRRLTGRLGRATGLVRATSVSGALAVLRRPPAADAFTDGHDGHDGPDQPDAPDAPADTPAQGKVL